The following nucleotide sequence is from Actinomycetota bacterium.
GTGCGGCGGGCGTAGGCGTCTGCGTGGGACCGGACCGGACGTGAGTGAAGCGAGGAGAGGAGCCGCACCGATGGGAGCGAAGTCGGACGAGGCCAAGGGTCGCATGAAAGAGGCCGCCGGGGATCTGACCGGCAACAGAGCCCTCAAGCGACGGGGGCGGGCGGACAGGGTCGGCGCGAAGGTCAAGGGAAAGGTCAGCGAGGGCATCGACAAGGCGAAGGGTGTGATCGGCCAGAACTAGCCACTCGCGGGACACGTCTGGACCGACGGGGCCGAACTTCGTGGGTTGGAGTGGGCAAATTGAGGTTACTCAGAGGTACCGATGCGCCGCGGCGCCCGGCCCCGAACACGGGCTCAGAACCTGAGCCGCCATCGGCGATGAACCAGTAGCCCTACACAGAGAGGGGCGAAATGTCAGTACATGAAGACACCGCAGAGGAAGACACGCCTGAGATGGTCCTTCCGTCTCCGGACGGAGCCGAGTGGCCTACCACGTCCCCGGACGGAGCTCCCGATCCTCCGGGTAGGGTGGTCGTGCTGGACCCAGCCACCGAGTTGGGGCCGCCGGAGGCCGATGACACGGTCCACGTAGAGATGTGCTGCGACGGCTCCAGGACGGCTGAGCAGCACCGGGCCGAATCAGCGGATCACAAGTGCTGCGTCGACAAGTGAGGTAGCGGTACTCCCGCATGCCGTTAGGAGCGAGGCGAGGAATTAGGAAGGAGTGCCATGAACAGGGGTGCAGGCACTGGCTTGATGGCGCTCGGCATCGTGCTGGTGGTGGTAGGCGCCATCATGAGATACGCCGTGACCGCGACGACCCACGGATTCGACATCCACCAGGCAGGCATCATTCTCCTCCTGGTCGGGATCGGTGTCGTCGTCCTGAGCGTGCTCATTCTTGCTCTGGGGGGCAGGAGTCGAAGCACGACCCAAACGGACGTCCGGGAAACTCCCGCTGGCCAAGATCGGACCGAGCAGCGGAGCGACTGGAACACGTAGGTTCTTCCTTGCCAGACCTGAGGACGCGGAGGGCCCCGGGGCGCACAGGCGTCTTCATCGTCGCTGGAGTCGGTGCACTTGATCGACGGCGCGTCATGCTCGTGGTGGGGCCCCACCTGGTCGGGGTCCTGCTCGGTCACCTCGTCTTCTGAGGCTGGCGTCACGGGCGAGGTCACACCGGATGCCTAAGGCGAAGCGAACGACCGCCGCCCAATCTCGCTCCCTGGTGGATACCACTCGGGCCTCGAGTGGTCCGTTTTGGAGGATCTACCTGCGGGCTCTCGGACCGGGCCTGGTGACTGGCGCTTCCGATGATGACCCCTCCGGTATCGCCACCTACGCGCAGGCCGGGGCGCAGTTCGGCTTCGGACTCCTGTGGGCGGCACTGTTGACCTTCCCCCTGATGGCGTCAGTGCAAGAGATCTGCGACCGCACGGCCCTGGCGACGGGGAAGGGGCTCGGCGAGCTCGCGGTAAAGCGGTTCTCCCGCCGGGCGCGCCCGCTGCTGGCCGTGCTGCTCGCCGCACTGGTGGCGGCCAACGCCCTCAACATCGCGGCAGACCTCGTCGCGGTGGGAAGCGGCATGAACCTCCTTCACGCGGGGCCAAGCTGGCTCTGGGCCCTGCTCACGGGCGTGCTCATCACGGTGGCCGTCGTGGGCGGATCGTTCTCCATGATCGCGCGGGCGTTCAAGCTTCTGTGCCTCGCCCTTCTCGCCTACGTGGTCGAGGTGTTCCTGGTGCACGCCTCTTGGGGCACGATCCTGGCGAACACCTTCGTGCCCCACCTGCACCTGACCCGGGCGTACGTGGCCCTGCTGATCGCGGTGCTCGGGACGACGATCTCCCCCTACCTGTTCTTCTGGCAGAGCGCCCATCGGATGGAGGAACTGCGGGACGCACCCGAAGGGGGGAGCCGCGCTGTGACGCTGAAAGAGCATACCCCTCGCAGCGCTCGGGCGAAGCAGCGGTCCGGCCGGATGGATGTCTTCTCCGGGATGGCCTTCTCGAACGTCGTGATGTGGGCCATCATCGTAGTGACCGCTCAGACGCTCGCCACCCACGGCCAGCACGACATCCAAAGCGCTGCCCAAGCCGCCAGTGCGCTCACCCCCATCGCCGGCCGATTCGCCACCACGCTGTTCGCTCTCGGGTTCATCGGCTCGGGGATCCTGGCGGTCCCGGTCCTAGCAGGAGCCGGGGCAGCCGGGATGTCGGGCCTGTTGCACAAGGAGTGGGGCTTCTCTCGCTCGATCCGCAAGGCCCCGGTGTTCTACGGCCTAGTCGCCCTCGGAACGATCGGGGGTGCGGCCCTCAGCCTGGTGCACGTCAACCCGATCAAGCTCCTGGTCATCGTCGCGACGATCAACGGCCTCATCGCCGCCCCGTTCCTCATCCTGGTCATGCTGATCTCAGGGGATCGACGCCTGATGGGCACCTACCGCAACGGGCGCCTCGCATCGATCCTGGGTTGGGTGACGGTGGCCGTCATGGCCGCCGCCGCGGTCGCCTTGGTCTTGCCGAGCGTGACGTGAGCTTCGGATCAGAAATGAGCGCTCAGCCATCGCCTCAGGTCACTAGAGCGTCGCGTATGGGGACCAGCTCCGTGCACGGCGACGACGCTCTCGCTCAGTGGTTCCTGCTGGCGGAGCAGCGTGGGAATCCAGCCACCCGGATCGATCGGCGGCACGTCGATGGCCGTGCCTGGACGGAGGGGAACCTCGTCGAGGCGCTCGTCCACGGCGCGAGGTACTTCGCCAGGCTCCACGACTGCCTATCCGAGCTCGCGGCGGGTGACCGCGTCTACTTCACCGATTGGCGAGGCGATCCCGGCCAGCGGCTCCGAGGTCCGGGCACCGAGCTGGCGCCGTTTCTCGGGAGCCTCACACGTCGAGGGATCGCCGTCCGGGGACTCGTGTGGCGCTCCCATCCCGATCAGGGGAAGTTCAGCGAGCAGGAGAACCAGGAGCTCGGGAAGGTGGTCAACGAAGCAGGCGGGGAAGTCCTGATGGACGAGCGGGTCCGCAGGGCGGGGTGCCACCATCAGAAGCTCGTCCTGCTTCATCACCTCGAACATCCCGACGATGATGTCGCCTTCGTCGGGGGGATCGATCTCTGCCACGGCCGGGCCGACGACGAGCACCATCACGGTGATCCCCAGGCGATCGTCCTGGACAAGCGCTACGGTCCCCGCCCTGCCTGGCACGACGTCCAGCTCGAGATCCGTGGGCCGGCCGTGGGAGACATCGCGGAGACCTTCCGTGAACGCTGGGAGGATCCCACACCGCTTGATCACAAGAACCCGTGGCGGGCGCGGCTGGCCCGGCTCGGCAGGGGGCCTCGCCGAGCGCGACCGCTCCCTCCCATGCCTGCCGATCCCGGCGCGGTCGGCTCCCTCGCCGTGCAGGTCGTTCGGACCTACCCGGCCAAACGTCCTCCCTTCCCGTTCGCTCCCCAGGGAGAACGCAGCGTGGCCCGCGCCTACATGAAGGCCCTCCGCAGGGCTCGCTCGCTGATCTACCTGGAGGACCAGTACCTCTGGTCGGATGAGATCTCGGGTGTGCTCGCCGCGGCGCTGGAGCGCTCGCCGGAGCTGCGCCTGATCGCGGTGGTACCCCGGTTCCCCGACTCGGACGGTCTGCTGTCGGGGCCCCCCAACCGGATCGGACAGCAGGCTGCCCTGAAACGCCTCCGCGAGGCCGGCGGAGAGCGGGTGGCCTTCTATGACCTGGAGAATGACCAGGGACTCCCGATCTACGTGCACGCGAAGGTCTGCGTGGTCGACGATGTCTGGGCCACCGTCGGCTCGGACAACTTGAACCGTCGATCCTGGACGCACGACTCGGAACTCTCCTGTGCGGTGCTGGATTCGAGGCGGGACGCGAGATCTCCCACCGACCCTGGCGGGATGGGCGACGGTGCTCGGGTGTTCGCGCGCGAACTTCGTCTCGAGCTTTGGCGGGAGCATCTGGGCCGCGACGCTGCCGATGCCCACCTGCTCGATCCAGCTCAAGGCTTCGAGACCTGGCGGCGACTTGCTCTCGGCCGCGATGCTTGGCACGGCGGTGGCCGGAAGGGACCACCGCCACCCGGCCGCGTCCGGGTGCACGTGACCGAACCCGTGCGTCCCTGGACGGCCCGGTGGGCGGCTCCTGCCTACCGGATCCTGATCGACCCTGATGGTCGTCCTACCAAGCTCAAACGAGCCCGCCATTTCTGAATCTCCATCCAACTCGACCCCTGGTTGCGTGTTCTTCCCGGACCCGTTGGGAAGGGGTACCGTTGGGGATGATGTTCGAGCGCCACCTACCTCCATCGGTCCGAGCTCAGGGATCGGGCCTTGGAGTTCCTCGCCTCCCTCGCTGGAGAGCGATTCCGACATCGGGGTGCCTGGCTGCTGATCGTTGCCCTGCCGCTGGTCTTTCGACTCCCCGTGCTTCGCAAGCACTGGTACCTGCGCTTCCTGGAGTTCGCGGGAGGCGCAGCCGTGCTCGTCCGACTCGGTGAAGCCATCCGGGACTGGACGCCTTCGACGGGCCGAAGTGGTGCGGAGCCCGAGGGCGCACGACGGTGGGAGGAAGATGCATCGACGCATCTTTGCCCCCGGGGGCGAGGAACCGCACGCGGCGCACCATCCGCAGGCTGATCTGGGCCTCCGAGCGCTGCCTGGGCATCTTCAGGGTAGAGAAGTACCGTCATGAGCGCTGGAGCCGCAGCGAGACTCGACCGCGAAGAGTCGGCAAACGCGACGCCTGATCCTGCCGACTCGGCTCGTGATGCTGGCCTTCGATACGTATCCGACGCGAGCCCCGGGATCATGCGGCGGCGGCGCGGGAGGGGGTTCGAGTACCGTGACGCCGAAGGCCACACGATTCGTGACCCGAAGATGCGCGCCAGGATCCACTCGCTCGCGATCCCGCCGGCGTGGACCGACGTATGGATCTGCCCGAACCCTGGCGGCCATATCCAGGCGACCGGCCGAGATGCCCGTGGCCGCAAGCAGTATCGCTATCATCCACGATGGCGTGAGGTCAGGGACGCCAGCAAGTACGAGCGGACGGTCGCGTTCGGCTTGGCGCTGCCGCTGATCCGCGAACGGACGGACGCGGACCTGGCCAGTTCAGGGCTCCCGCGCGAGAAGGTGCTGGCCGCCGTGGTCCGGCTCCTCGAGGCGACGCTGATCCGTGTGGGCAACGACGAGTACGCACGCGACAACGACTCGTACGGCCTGACGACGATGCGCAACCGCCACGTCGACGTGGAGGGCTCGAGGATCGAGTTTCGGTTCCGGGGCAAGGCTGGGAAGACGCACCGCGTGGGGCTCAACGACCGGCGGCTAGCCCGCGTGGTGCAGCGCTGTCAGGATCTCCCCGGGTACGAGTTGTTCGGATACGTGGACGACGATGGTGAGGTCCGGGACATCGGATCATCGGACATCAACGAGTATCTGCAGGAGATCACCGGCCAGGACTTCACGGCCAAGGACTTCCGAACCTGGGCAGGGACCGTTGCCG
It contains:
- a CDS encoding CsbD family protein codes for the protein MGAKSDEAKGRMKEAAGDLTGNRALKRRGRADRVGAKVKGKVSEGIDKAKGVIGQN
- a CDS encoding DUF6458 family protein, yielding MALGIVLVVVGAIMRYAVTATTHGFDIHQAGIILLLVGIGVVVLSVLILALGGRSRSTTQTDVRETPAGQDRTEQRSDWNT
- a CDS encoding Nramp family divalent metal transporter; translated protein: MTGASDDDPSGIATYAQAGAQFGFGLLWAALLTFPLMASVQEICDRTALATGKGLGELAVKRFSRRARPLLAVLLAALVAANALNIAADLVAVGSGMNLLHAGPSWLWALLTGVLITVAVVGGSFSMIARAFKLLCLALLAYVVEVFLVHASWGTILANTFVPHLHLTRAYVALLIAVLGTTISPYLFFWQSAHRMEELRDAPEGGSRAVTLKEHTPRSARAKQRSGRMDVFSGMAFSNVVMWAIIVVTAQTLATHGQHDIQSAAQAASALTPIAGRFATTLFALGFIGSGILAVPVLAGAGAAGMSGLLHKEWGFSRSIRKAPVFYGLVALGTIGGAALSLVHVNPIKLLVIVATINGLIAAPFLILVMLISGDRRLMGTYRNGRLASILGWVTVAVMAAAAVALVLPSVT
- a CDS encoding phospholipase D family protein, whose protein sequence is MGTSSVHGDDALAQWFLLAEQRGNPATRIDRRHVDGRAWTEGNLVEALVHGARYFARLHDCLSELAAGDRVYFTDWRGDPGQRLRGPGTELAPFLGSLTRRGIAVRGLVWRSHPDQGKFSEQENQELGKVVNEAGGEVLMDERVRRAGCHHQKLVLLHHLEHPDDDVAFVGGIDLCHGRADDEHHHGDPQAIVLDKRYGPRPAWHDVQLEIRGPAVGDIAETFRERWEDPTPLDHKNPWRARLARLGRGPRRARPLPPMPADPGAVGSLAVQVVRTYPAKRPPFPFAPQGERSVARAYMKALRRARSLIYLEDQYLWSDEISGVLAAALERSPELRLIAVVPRFPDSDGLLSGPPNRIGQQAALKRLREAGGERVAFYDLENDQGLPIYVHAKVCVVDDVWATVGSDNLNRRSWTHDSELSCAVLDSRRDARSPTDPGGMGDGARVFARELRLELWREHLGRDAADAHLLDPAQGFETWRRLALGRDAWHGGGRKGPPPPGRVRVHVTEPVRPWTARWAAPAYRILIDPDGRPTKLKRARHF
- a CDS encoding DNA topoisomerase IB gives rise to the protein MSAGAAARLDREESANATPDPADSARDAGLRYVSDASPGIMRRRRGRGFEYRDAEGHTIRDPKMRARIHSLAIPPAWTDVWICPNPGGHIQATGRDARGRKQYRYHPRWREVRDASKYERTVAFGLALPLIRERTDADLASSGLPREKVLAAVVRLLEATLIRVGNDEYARDNDSYGLTTMRNRHVDVEGSRIEFRFRGKAGKTHRVGLNDRRLARVVQRCQDLPGYELFGYVDDDGEVRDIGSSDINEYLQEITGQDFTAKDFRTWAGTVAAAWALEEFEAFDSEVQAKQNILRAIEKVAATLGNTPAVCRKCYVHPAVLEAYMDGSMLQALRERAQKMARSLKGLEPEEAAVLALLQRRLHSESGAGVLTR